The region CAACGAAAACGACGCGGTCCTCGACGCCTTCAGGGAAAGATTGAAAGAATACAAAGGCGGCCGGTGACAAGCGGCAGCATCATGGCAAATCGGCGATAACGAACGGCACGGGAGGTATAATCCATGAACATGCCGGCGAAGCCGACGGCCGGCGAACGGCCGCCGGCGGGAAAAGCCGCGGGGCCGCTCAGCCTGCAGCGGCTGCTGGTAGTTGTCCTGATCGCCTTGGCTGCGGTAGGCTTCTATCAGCTGTGGACGGCACGGGTGGAAAGAGCGCTGCTCGTCGCCGAAACGCAGCTGATCGACTCCCAGATCGCCCTAAAGGCCACCCTCTTTGCGGCCACCGCCCAGCTCGACCTGCTCCGCGTCGGCCTTGAGCAGGCACTCGACGACCCGGCCCCCCGGCCGTTGCCGTCCGCTCACGACTGGCTGCTCCCCGTTCCCGGGCGGGATGCCTTCAGCGGCCCGACACCCTTACTGTCGCCCGGCGTTCCGGCCACCCACGTCACCCTCGGCGCCCCCCTGCCCGCGTCCGGCGGCGAACGGGCCCGGGAGCTGGCCGCCGCCGCGACGCAAGCGCCGCTGTTCGCCGCCGTCAAAAATAACCTCGGCAACGCTTCCTGGGTCTACTACTATTCGCTCAACCGGCTGCTGGTCGTCCACCCCTACGAGCCGGGCAGCATCAGCTGGTCCGACGCCCTCCTCGCCCGAGATACCTTCGTCAACGCCTCCCCGGCCCGCAACCCCGGCCGCGGCTACTACTGGAGCAACGTCTACGCCGACAGCGCCGGCAAGGGGCTGATGTGCTCGGTCGTCAACCCCGTATACGACCGTGCGGGCCGCTTCCGCGGCGTCGTCGGTTTCGACTTCACCGTCGACAGCCTCATCGGCTACCTCACCGGCGAAGAACTCGCGATCGGCACACCCTTCATCGTCAACAAGAACGGTCAACTGCTCGCCCATCCCACCCTCGTCAAATCATCGGACAGCAGGGTCAGCACCCTGGAGGACGCCCTGCCGGCCCCGCTCAGGCCCGCCGCCAACCGGCTGCTGGAAATCCATCCGGGCGGGTTCGCCGCTATCGGCGACGCCTACGTAACCGCGCTCGACCTGGGGACAGCCCCCTGG is a window of Selenomonadales bacterium 4137-cl DNA encoding:
- a CDS encoding diguanylate cyclase is translated as MNMPAKPTAGERPPAGKAAGPLSLQRLLVVVLIALAAVGFYQLWTARVERALLVAETQLIDSQIALKATLFAATAQLDLLRVGLEQALDDPAPRPLPSAHDWLLPVPGRDAFSGPTPLLSPGVPATHVTLGAPLPASGGERARELAAAATQAPLFAAVKNNLGNASWVYYYSLNRLLVVHPYEPGSISWSDALLARDTFVNASPARNPGRGYYWSNVYADSAGKGLMCSVVNPVYDRAGRFRGVVGFDFTVDSLIGYLTGEELAIGTPFIVNKNGQLLAHPTLVKSSDSRVSTLEDALPAPLRPAANRLLEIHPGGFAAIGDAYVTALDLGTAPWRVLFVVDKRRLGLSVLGDMRFELAGMGLLLLALFFFLRNVRLTEELARLAVTDPLTGLANRRRFMDALHGEIGRSRRSGRPFSLLMLDIDHFKHVNDTYGHNLGDKAIMALAETLAAGIREIDIAGRLGGEEFGVILADTGLAGALVAAERLRQAVAAVNIAAGDGAAFRITVSIGAAEQGGEGGSPEELMHRADTALYASKNSGRNRVTANNGQ